Proteins encoded in a region of the Lycorma delicatula isolate Av1 chromosome 6, ASM4794821v1, whole genome shotgun sequence genome:
- the LOC142326262 gene encoding uncharacterized protein LOC142326262 isoform X6, translating to MNNPHELIHDNITLLSFIVPFNPGLENVFRKGMFAVPNKMGFNEVVYHLLNIIYPAKCKETLVWPCLSRKDEMKFRSDVAKFIAFINEITEHNLVTPLNSSLMLAPGDPQVVNFVWRLSLYALMVITKRKYGIEIPYIDQTSLHPLIIKARIMAVFLMPFYFNVDSVISQLDEHRQYVSYMLKLSRKLHQDLLKIEKERKDAELHLKKLIEEKDIDQHLKRRINSDEIDDALKG from the exons atgaataatccgCATGAACTAATACATGATAATATTACATTGCTTAGTTTCATTGTTCCATTTAATCCTGGCTTAGAAAATGTCTTCAGAAAG ggaATGTTTGCAGTTCCAAATAAAATGGGATTTAATGAAGTTGTCTatcatttactaaatataatttatccagCGAAATGTAAAGAAACATTAGTGTGGCCTTGTCTCAGTAGGAAGGATGAAATGAAGTTTAGATCAGATGTTGCTAAGTTTATTGCTTTTATCAATGAA ATCACAGAACATAATTTGGTTACTCCTTTAAATTCATCATTAATGTTGGCACCTGGTGATCCTCAAGTTGTCAATTTTGTGTGGAGATTGTCACTTTATGCTCTCATGGTGATTACCAAAAGGAAATACG GTATTGAAATTCCATATATTGATCAGACAAGTCTTCATCCTCTTATAATAAAAGCACGAATAATGGCAGTATTTCTTatgccattttattttaatgttgatagtGTAATTAGTCAACTCGATGAGCATCGACAGTATGTTAGTTACATGTTAAAACTGTCAAG GAAATTGcatcaagatttattaaaaattgaaaaagaaagaaaagatgctgaattacacttaaaaaaattaattgaagaaaaagataTCGATCAGCATTTAAAAAGGAGAATAAATAGTGATGAAATAGATGATGCTcttaaag GTTGA
- the LOC142326262 gene encoding uncharacterized protein LOC142326262 isoform X5 gives MISYEKSVGSQKCKFLSSICSSAVVQLKAIYSTNKGIEGMFAVPNKMGFNEVVYHLLNIIYPAKCKETLVWPCLSRKDEMKFRSDVAKFIAFINEITEHNLVTPLNSSLMLAPGDPQVVNFVWRLSLYALMVITKRKYGIEIPYIDQTSLHPLIIKARIMAVFLMPFYFNVDSVISQLDEHRQYVSYMLKLSRKLHQDLLKIEKERKDAELHLKKLIEEKDIDQHLKRRINSDEIDDALKG, from the exons ATGATCAGTTATGAGAAATCGGTC GGCTCACAGAAATGTAAATTTCTCTCTTCTATTTGTAGTAGTGCTGTTGTGCAATTAAAAGCaatatattctacaaataaaGGAATAGAA ggaATGTTTGCAGTTCCAAATAAAATGGGATTTAATGAAGTTGTCTatcatttactaaatataatttatccagCGAAATGTAAAGAAACATTAGTGTGGCCTTGTCTCAGTAGGAAGGATGAAATGAAGTTTAGATCAGATGTTGCTAAGTTTATTGCTTTTATCAATGAA ATCACAGAACATAATTTGGTTACTCCTTTAAATTCATCATTAATGTTGGCACCTGGTGATCCTCAAGTTGTCAATTTTGTGTGGAGATTGTCACTTTATGCTCTCATGGTGATTACCAAAAGGAAATACG GTATTGAAATTCCATATATTGATCAGACAAGTCTTCATCCTCTTATAATAAAAGCACGAATAATGGCAGTATTTCTTatgccattttattttaatgttgatagtGTAATTAGTCAACTCGATGAGCATCGACAGTATGTTAGTTACATGTTAAAACTGTCAAG GAAATTGcatcaagatttattaaaaattgaaaaagaaagaaaagatgctgaattacacttaaaaaaattaattgaagaaaaagataTCGATCAGCATTTAAAAAGGAGAATAAATAGTGATGAAATAGATGATGCTcttaaag GTTGA
- the LOC142326262 gene encoding uncharacterized protein LOC142326262 isoform X7 — MFAVPNKMGFNEVVYHLLNIIYPAKCKETLVWPCLSRKDEMKFRSDVAKFIAFINEITEHNLVTPLNSSLMLAPGDPQVVNFVWRLSLYALMVITKRKYGIEIPYIDQTSLHPLIIKARIMAVFLMPFYFNVDSVISQLDEHRQYVSYMLKLSRKLHQDLLKIEKERKDAELHLKKLIEEKDIDQHLKRRINSDEIDDALKG; from the exons ATGTTTGCAGTTCCAAATAAAATGGGATTTAATGAAGTTGTCTatcatttactaaatataatttatccagCGAAATGTAAAGAAACATTAGTGTGGCCTTGTCTCAGTAGGAAGGATGAAATGAAGTTTAGATCAGATGTTGCTAAGTTTATTGCTTTTATCAATGAA ATCACAGAACATAATTTGGTTACTCCTTTAAATTCATCATTAATGTTGGCACCTGGTGATCCTCAAGTTGTCAATTTTGTGTGGAGATTGTCACTTTATGCTCTCATGGTGATTACCAAAAGGAAATACG GTATTGAAATTCCATATATTGATCAGACAAGTCTTCATCCTCTTATAATAAAAGCACGAATAATGGCAGTATTTCTTatgccattttattttaatgttgatagtGTAATTAGTCAACTCGATGAGCATCGACAGTATGTTAGTTACATGTTAAAACTGTCAAG GAAATTGcatcaagatttattaaaaattgaaaaagaaagaaaagatgctgaattacacttaaaaaaattaattgaagaaaaagataTCGATCAGCATTTAAAAAGGAGAATAAATAGTGATGAAATAGATGATGCTcttaaag GTTGA
- the LOC142326262 gene encoding uncharacterized protein LOC142326262 isoform X8, with the protein MMLLKVEEDILEVVDKKNKLLEGMSESVEKGELLCFNNGIESSGECICKPGFSGDHCELSLCHNYCLHGEDCVIINNKPVCKCNSTWKGERCDIDVCLGYCYNGGDCSVDNKKIPRCNCSDEFTGERCDKHVKMQHLCIAHCSLMVAGFDEQQIIDMSSSHEIPEVLAKPPSPCRCSDFMNLKSPSDKFVFLLWYA; encoded by the exons ATGATGCTcttaaag GTTGAAGAAGACATATTAGAggttgtagataaaaaaaataagcttttggAGGGTATGAGTGAAAGTGTTGAAAAAGGAGAATTATTATGTTTCAATAACGGAATAGAATCATCCGGTGAATGTATATGTAAACCAGGCTTTAGTGGAGATCATTGTGAATTATCTCTTTGtcataattattgtttacatggAGAAGAttgtgttattataaataataaacctgTATGTAAATGCAATTCAACATGGAAGGGAGAAAGATGTGATATCGATGTGTGTCTTGGTTATTGTTATAACGGTGGTGATTGTtcagttgataataaaaaaataccgagGTGTAATTGTAGTGATGAATTCACTGGAGAGCGCTgtgataaacatgtgaaaatgcAGCATCTTTGTATTGCACATTGTAGTTTAATGGTAGCTGGTTTTGATGAACAACAAATAATTGATATGTCATCTAGTCATGAAATTCCCGAAGTTTTAGCAAAACCTCCTTCACCTTGCAG GTGTTCAGATTTTATGAATTTGAAGAGTCCTTCAGATAAATTT GTATTCTTGCTTTGGTATGCCTGA